The following coding sequences lie in one Peribacillus frigoritolerans genomic window:
- a CDS encoding proline--tRNA ligase, translating into MKQSMTLIPTLREVPADAEIKSHQLLLRAGFMRQNSSGVYSFMPLGKKVLQKVEAIVREELENAGAVELLMPALQQAEFWQESGRWYTYGPELMRLKDRNNREFALGATHEEVITSLVRDEVKSYKRLPLTVYQIQTKFRDEKRPRFGLLRGREFIMKDAYSFHANQESLDAVYKNLYAAYSNIFSRCGLNFRAVIADSGAMGGKDTHEFMVLSDIGEDTIAYSDTSDYAANIEMAPVSVNYEKSSEEQIALEKIHTPGQKSIDEVASFLNTDAEKLIKSLLFKVDEKYVLVLVRGDHEVNDIKLKNFYNASIVDLVDPNETKEVLGCTIGSLGPINVTSEVEVIADVAVEAMVNGVCGANEEDHHYVNVNPARDFNVANYIDLRFIQEGDPSPDGNGKIKFAKGIEVGHVFKLGTKYSEAMNATFLDENGRSQPMIMGCYGIGVSRTLAAVAEQFNDEKGLVWPANLAPYQVHLIPINMKDESQAALGEDLYNDLKAQGMEVLMDDRQERAGVKFADSDLIGLPVRVTVGKKASDGIVEVKIRKTGEVLEIERAELTQKLHEILG; encoded by the coding sequence ATGAAACAAAGTATGACGTTGATCCCTACATTGAGGGAAGTGCCTGCAGATGCTGAAATCAAAAGCCATCAGCTGCTATTACGTGCAGGATTTATGAGACAAAACTCCAGCGGGGTTTATAGTTTTATGCCGCTTGGAAAAAAGGTGCTTCAAAAGGTTGAGGCGATCGTTCGGGAAGAGCTGGAAAATGCTGGTGCAGTAGAATTGTTGATGCCGGCTTTACAACAAGCCGAATTCTGGCAGGAATCTGGACGCTGGTATACCTATGGTCCAGAGTTGATGCGGCTTAAGGATCGCAACAACCGTGAATTTGCGCTTGGTGCCACACATGAAGAAGTGATAACCAGCTTAGTTCGTGATGAGGTGAAGTCCTATAAGCGTCTTCCATTGACGGTTTACCAAATCCAAACCAAATTCCGTGATGAAAAAAGACCGCGTTTCGGATTGCTGCGTGGACGTGAGTTCATCATGAAGGATGCTTATTCTTTCCATGCCAATCAAGAAAGCCTGGATGCTGTTTATAAAAATTTATATGCGGCATATTCGAATATATTTAGCCGTTGTGGGTTGAACTTCCGTGCCGTCATTGCCGATTCTGGGGCGATGGGTGGTAAGGATACACATGAATTCATGGTCCTGTCTGACATAGGGGAGGATACAATCGCATATTCGGATACTTCCGATTATGCAGCTAATATTGAAATGGCACCTGTGAGTGTAAACTATGAAAAAAGCTCCGAAGAACAAATTGCACTTGAAAAAATTCATACACCAGGCCAAAAATCGATTGATGAAGTTGCATCATTCTTGAATACTGATGCAGAGAAACTAATAAAATCGTTATTGTTTAAAGTGGATGAAAAGTATGTGCTTGTTTTGGTACGAGGAGATCATGAAGTCAATGATATCAAGCTAAAGAATTTCTATAACGCTTCAATCGTTGATTTGGTCGATCCAAATGAGACGAAGGAAGTCTTAGGATGTACAATTGGATCTCTTGGACCAATCAATGTCACTTCTGAAGTTGAAGTGATTGCGGATGTTGCCGTCGAAGCCATGGTTAATGGAGTTTGTGGTGCAAATGAGGAAGACCACCATTATGTGAACGTAAATCCCGCACGTGATTTTAACGTGGCCAACTATATAGATCTACGTTTCATCCAAGAGGGTGACCCATCACCGGACGGTAACGGAAAAATTAAATTTGCCAAAGGGATTGAGGTAGGCCACGTATTCAAACTAGGAACTAAATATTCCGAAGCTATGAATGCGACATTCCTGGATGAGAATGGACGCTCGCAGCCTATGATCATGGGATGTTATGGTATTGGGGTTTCCCGTACACTTGCAGCTGTTGCTGAACAATTCAACGATGAAAAAGGGTTGGTCTGGCCAGCGAATTTAGCGCCATACCAAGTCCATTTGATTCCAATCAATATGAAGGATGAGTCTCAGGCTGCACTGGGAGAAGATTTATATAATGATTTAAAGGCACAAGGCATGGAAGTTCTAATGGATGATCGTCAAGAACGTGCGGGCGTAAAATTCGCAGACTCTGACTTGATCGGTCTTCCTGTCAGGGTGACTGTAGGTAAAAAGGCATCCGACGGAATCGTCGAAGTGAAAATCCGTAAAACGGGTGAGGTTCTTGAAATTGAAAGAGCTGAACTAACTCAAAAGCTTCACGAAATACTGGGGTAA